A window of Halomonas sp. H10-9-1 contains these coding sequences:
- a CDS encoding response regulator has protein sequence MIKVLIADDHHLIRTSLAHLLNAEKDLRVIGEASSGEEAIAQTRRLKPDVVLMDIRMPGIGGLEATRKITRTLPDARVLVLTAWLEDTFAQRLLDAGAWGLISKDSQHDEMVGAIREVFHGQRYVSPNVAQRLVLSRIDSPENPFDELSSREMQVAMMIINCQKVADISDRLFLSPKTVNTYRYRVFEKLGVNSDVELTHLGLRHGLVEGFSSLS, from the coding sequence TTGATCAAGGTACTCATTGCCGATGACCACCACCTGATACGAACCAGCCTGGCCCACCTGCTGAACGCCGAGAAGGACCTGCGGGTGATCGGCGAGGCCTCCAGTGGAGAGGAGGCAATCGCCCAGACCCGTCGCCTGAAGCCGGACGTGGTGCTGATGGACATCCGCATGCCAGGCATCGGCGGGCTCGAGGCCACGCGCAAGATCACCCGCACCCTGCCGGATGCCCGGGTGCTGGTCCTGACCGCCTGGCTGGAGGATACCTTCGCCCAGCGCCTGCTGGATGCCGGTGCCTGGGGCCTGATCAGCAAGGACTCCCAGCACGACGAGATGGTCGGCGCCATCCGCGAGGTGTTCCATGGCCAGCGCTATGTCAGCCCCAACGTGGCACAGCGCCTGGTGCTGTCGCGCATCGACTCGCCCGAGAACCCCTTCGACGAGCTCTCCTCCCGGGAAATGCAGGTGGCGATGATGATCATCAACTGCCAGAAGGTCGCTGACATCTCCGACCGCCTGTTCCTCAGCCCCAAGACGGTGAACACCTACCGCTATCGCGTCTTCGAGAAGCTCGGGGTCAACTCCGATGTGGAGCTCACCCACCTGGGACTTCGCCACGGGCTGGTGGAAGGTTTCTCCAGCCTCTCGTAA
- the uvrC gene encoding excinuclease ABC subunit UvrC: MTFDHRRFLDHVSEAPGVYRMLDAAGDTLYVGKARRLKARLASYFRGALNAKTQALVGRISDIQVTVTNSETEALLLEQTLIKELRPPYNILLRDDKSYPFVFVTDRHPFPALEYKRARSRRDDGRYLGPYPSSHAVRDSLSLMQKIFRIRNCEDSVFAHRTRPCLQYQIDRCSAPCVGYISEADYRRDLEHAVQCLEGKSEQVTRELTVAMELASRQLAFEEAAQLRDQVQQLRQLQQRQFVDTGDGDADAFALASRPGALCISVLAIRQGRLLGARHHAPANGLDLSEEALLGDFISQYYLGQAREIPREVITSHAIPDAELIARALAERAGRRVRLTDQVRGHRAQWKELARTNAEQQLAGQLASQNQLSRRFEALREALGMEATPARLECFDISHTLGEATVASCVVFDENGPRKSDYRRFNIEGVAAGDDYAAMQQALTRRFRRVKEGEGQAPDVLVVDGGKGQLNMAREVLESLGVTGVALLGVAKGTTRKAGLETLFLETVDRTLNLEASSPALHLIQHIRDESHRFAITGHRTRRDKVRRTSTLEGIAGVGPKRRRELLRFFGGLQGVKQASRDELARVPGISDSLAETIHRALHG, translated from the coding sequence ATGACCTTCGACCATCGCCGCTTCCTGGACCACGTCAGTGAGGCCCCCGGCGTCTACCGCATGCTCGACGCGGCCGGCGACACCCTCTATGTCGGCAAGGCGCGCCGCCTGAAGGCGCGCCTTGCCAGCTACTTCCGTGGCGCACTCAACGCCAAGACCCAGGCGCTGGTGGGGCGTATCAGCGATATCCAGGTCACGGTGACCAACAGCGAGACAGAGGCCCTGCTGCTCGAGCAGACCCTGATCAAGGAGCTGCGCCCGCCATACAACATCCTGCTGCGGGACGACAAGTCCTACCCCTTCGTGTTCGTCACCGACCGCCATCCCTTCCCGGCCCTGGAATACAAGCGTGCCCGGAGCCGCCGCGATGACGGCCGCTACCTGGGCCCCTACCCCAGTAGCCACGCGGTTCGCGATAGCCTCTCGCTGATGCAGAAGATCTTCCGCATCCGCAACTGCGAGGACAGCGTCTTCGCCCACCGCACACGGCCCTGCCTGCAGTACCAGATCGATCGCTGCAGCGCACCCTGCGTCGGCTACATCAGCGAGGCCGATTACCGCCGCGACCTGGAGCACGCGGTGCAGTGCCTGGAGGGCAAGAGCGAGCAGGTTACCCGCGAGCTGACCGTCGCCATGGAACTCGCCAGCCGCCAGCTGGCCTTCGAGGAGGCGGCACAGCTGCGCGACCAGGTCCAGCAGTTGCGCCAGCTGCAGCAGCGCCAATTCGTGGATACCGGGGACGGCGACGCCGACGCCTTTGCGCTGGCCAGCCGCCCCGGGGCGCTGTGCATCTCGGTCCTGGCGATACGCCAGGGCCGCCTGCTGGGGGCTCGCCACCACGCCCCCGCCAACGGCCTGGACCTGTCGGAGGAGGCGCTGCTCGGCGACTTCATCAGCCAGTACTACCTGGGCCAGGCCCGCGAGATTCCCCGCGAGGTGATCACCAGCCACGCCATACCCGATGCCGAGCTGATCGCCCGGGCACTGGCCGAGCGCGCCGGCCGCCGGGTACGCCTGACCGACCAGGTGCGCGGGCATCGTGCCCAGTGGAAGGAACTGGCGCGCACCAACGCCGAACAGCAACTGGCCGGCCAGTTGGCCAGCCAGAATCAGCTTTCCCGTCGCTTCGAGGCCCTGCGCGAGGCCCTGGGCATGGAGGCAACCCCGGCGCGACTGGAGTGCTTCGACATCAGCCACACCCTCGGCGAGGCGACCGTGGCTTCCTGCGTGGTGTTCGACGAGAACGGCCCGCGCAAGTCGGACTACCGACGCTTCAATATCGAGGGGGTCGCGGCAGGCGACGACTACGCGGCCATGCAGCAGGCCCTGACGCGACGCTTCCGGCGGGTGAAGGAGGGCGAGGGCCAAGCGCCGGACGTGCTCGTCGTGGATGGCGGCAAGGGGCAGCTCAACATGGCCCGGGAGGTGCTCGAATCCCTCGGGGTCACCGGGGTGGCGCTGCTCGGCGTGGCCAAGGGCACGACCCGCAAGGCGGGCCTGGAGACGCTGTTCCTGGAAACCGTGGATCGCACCCTGAACCTGGAGGCCTCCTCTCCGGCGCTGCACCTGATCCAGCATATCCGCGATGAATCGCATCGCTTCGCCATCACCGGCCACCGCACCCGGCGCGACAAGGTACGGCGCACGTCCACCCTCGAGGGCATCGCCGGGGTCGGCCCCAAGCGCCGGCGCGAACTCCTGCGCTTCTTCGGCGGCCTACAGGGGGTCAAGCAGGCCAGTCGCGACGAACTCGCCCGGGTGCCGGGCATCAGCGACAGCCTGGCCGAAACGATCCATCGCGCCCTGCATGGATGA
- the pgsA gene encoding CDP-diacylglycerol--glycerol-3-phosphate 3-phosphatidyltransferase: MNIPNILTLARIAFIPLLVALFYLPFTWSMPLAAALFALASVTDWLDGYLARRWNQATPFGAFLDPVADKLMVAVALALLIERYEAIWLTLPALVIIGREIVISALREWMAEMGKRGSVAVSWIGKLKTTLQMVAILLLLAFAPGTPIATLAVVTLYVAAVLTLWSMVLYLRAAWPHLRRSM, translated from the coding sequence ATGAACATCCCGAATATCCTCACCCTGGCCCGTATCGCCTTCATCCCGCTCCTGGTGGCACTGTTCTATCTGCCCTTCACCTGGAGCATGCCTCTGGCGGCGGCCCTGTTCGCCCTGGCCTCGGTGACCGACTGGCTCGATGGCTACCTGGCCCGGCGCTGGAACCAGGCCACGCCGTTCGGCGCCTTCCTCGATCCGGTGGCCGACAAGCTGATGGTGGCGGTGGCCCTGGCGCTGCTGATCGAGCGCTACGAGGCGATCTGGCTAACCCTGCCGGCACTGGTGATCATCGGCCGCGAGATCGTGATCTCGGCGCTTCGCGAGTGGATGGCCGAGATGGGCAAGCGCGGTAGCGTGGCGGTGTCATGGATCGGCAAGCTGAAGACCACCCTGCAGATGGTCGCCATCCTCCTGCTGCTGGCCTTCGCCCCCGGCACCCCCATCGCCACACTCGCCGTGGTAACGCTCTACGTGGCCGCCGTGCTCACGCTGTGGTCGATGGTTCTCTACCTCCGTGCGGCCTGGCCACATCTACGGCGCTCCATGTAA
- a CDS encoding FUSC family protein — protein MNLPPLRDPFFTYRYRRRLHVLRVLLALTTTFVIIRVFAVPYAGWALVSTLMVMGNLPHIGGVLDKGRQRLLGTVLGAGSGLLLILLPTGLPLLIPTGSLVAIGIATWLTFGNRHGYSGLMFAISLLLVVGDGSHALGVGLWRAFDVLLGTLVGITITILVLPQKATDMMRFMLAENLERMARLFHAHTSASATLDIDTPALLKATSSALVKQRGLVDAIHRERRLRRDELDDIISLQRRMLSTIELLLETHWNTRAGHDRIEAMEGLRDEQHRLARELGTLAYQVRTGQPIAVEISQFDLQRYAPLATTAVSAQGRALFSPSGYLWLNRELARLTEALVTRLGGLTRLPSRRLRRASGRKWARRHTATPDRGAQDVPRQP, from the coding sequence ATGAACCTGCCGCCCCTACGCGACCCCTTCTTCACCTATCGCTATCGGCGCCGACTACATGTCCTGCGCGTGCTACTGGCGCTGACCACCACCTTTGTCATCATTCGCGTCTTCGCGGTCCCCTATGCGGGCTGGGCGCTGGTCAGCACCTTGATGGTGATGGGCAATCTGCCGCATATCGGCGGCGTGCTCGACAAGGGTCGTCAGCGGCTGCTGGGCACCGTCCTCGGCGCCGGCTCCGGCCTGCTGCTGATCCTGCTACCCACCGGCCTGCCACTGCTGATTCCCACCGGCAGCCTGGTCGCCATCGGCATCGCCACCTGGCTCACCTTCGGCAACCGTCACGGCTACAGCGGCCTGATGTTCGCGATCAGCCTGCTGCTGGTGGTCGGCGATGGCAGCCACGCCCTGGGCGTGGGCCTGTGGCGCGCCTTCGACGTGCTGCTGGGCACCCTGGTCGGCATCACGATCACGATACTGGTCCTGCCCCAGAAGGCCACCGACATGATGCGCTTCATGCTGGCCGAGAACCTCGAGCGCATGGCGCGGCTCTTCCACGCCCACACCAGCGCCTCGGCGACCCTGGATATCGACACCCCCGCCCTGCTCAAGGCCACCAGCTCGGCACTGGTCAAACAGCGCGGCCTGGTCGATGCCATCCATCGTGAACGCCGCCTGCGGCGCGACGAGCTGGATGACATCATCTCCCTGCAGCGGCGCATGCTCTCCACCATCGAGCTGCTCCTGGAGACCCACTGGAACACCCGTGCCGGCCATGATCGCATCGAGGCGATGGAAGGGCTGCGCGACGAACAGCACCGCCTCGCCCGGGAGTTGGGCACCCTGGCCTATCAGGTGCGTACCGGCCAGCCCATCGCGGTCGAGATCAGCCAGTTCGACCTCCAGCGTTACGCCCCGCTCGCCACCACCGCGGTCAGTGCGCAGGGACGGGCGCTGTTCAGCCCCAGCGGCTACCTGTGGCTCAACCGCGAGCTGGCACGCCTCACCGAGGCCCTGGTCACTCGCCTGGGTGGCCTGACCCGCCTGCCCAGCCGCCGCCTGCGTCGCGCCTCGGGGCGCAAGTGGGCTCGCCGCCACACCGCCACGCCCGACAGAGGAGCGCAAGATGTCCCACGCCAACCATGA
- the nadB gene encoding L-aspartate oxidase, with protein sequence MSHANHDVLIIGGGVAGLVLALEVADQRGVTLLRPASDDRGASRWAQGGIAAVLSPSDDIEAHIQDTLVAGDGLCDEAAVRFTVEQGPAAIQWLLGLGVPFTRDASPGADYPYHLTREGGHGARRIIHAADATGRALMDTLKAHVAAHPAIHIRDDLTAIGLLQDDAGRCRGARCLDTDGQPIDLPAHDTVLATGGASGLYRHTTSPQPASGEGMLMAAELGATLMNLEFQQFHPTCLYDPQGTPFLISEAVRGEGGRLLNVHGERFMPAIDPRAELAPRDVVARAIDAEMQRTASEHVFLDVRHLGEAAIREHFPTIHAHCADRGIDIVKVPIPVVPAAHYSCGGVATDQHGATDVAHLFAVGEVACTGLHGANRMASNSLLECLVFARSCAAMLQDASRVPLVSAPATRARAEATPAALAEWRERMRGVMSARVAIVRHDTGLIEASERLAELQREMATAVEHGQPAAELVGLWHSLRLARLTVASARARRESRGLHYNPDCPHHGDPLPRPSQIQLSDLD encoded by the coding sequence ATGTCCCACGCCAACCATGACGTGCTTATCATCGGCGGCGGTGTCGCCGGCCTGGTGCTCGCCCTGGAGGTGGCCGACCAGCGTGGCGTGACCCTGCTGCGCCCCGCCAGCGACGACCGGGGCGCCAGCCGCTGGGCCCAGGGCGGCATCGCCGCGGTACTCTCCCCCAGCGATGATATCGAGGCGCATATCCAGGATACCCTGGTGGCGGGCGACGGCCTGTGCGACGAGGCCGCGGTGCGCTTCACCGTGGAGCAGGGGCCGGCGGCCATCCAATGGCTGCTTGGCCTGGGCGTCCCCTTCACGCGGGATGCCAGCCCCGGGGCAGACTACCCCTACCACCTCACCCGCGAGGGCGGACACGGCGCGCGACGCATCATCCACGCCGCCGACGCCACCGGGCGCGCGCTGATGGATACCCTCAAGGCCCATGTCGCGGCGCATCCGGCAATCCACATCCGCGATGACCTCACCGCCATCGGCCTGCTCCAGGACGATGCCGGCCGCTGCCGAGGCGCACGCTGTCTCGACACTGACGGGCAGCCGATCGACCTGCCGGCCCACGACACCGTGCTGGCCACCGGCGGCGCCAGCGGCCTCTATCGCCACACAACCAGCCCCCAACCGGCCAGTGGCGAGGGCATGCTGATGGCCGCCGAGCTCGGTGCCACGCTGATGAACCTGGAGTTCCAGCAGTTCCACCCGACCTGCCTCTACGACCCCCAGGGCACCCCCTTCCTGATCAGCGAGGCGGTGCGCGGCGAGGGCGGGCGACTGCTCAACGTCCACGGCGAACGCTTCATGCCGGCCATCGACCCGCGTGCCGAACTGGCGCCGCGAGACGTCGTTGCGCGCGCCATCGACGCCGAGATGCAACGCACCGCAAGCGAGCATGTCTTCCTCGACGTGCGCCATCTGGGCGAGGCGGCGATCCGCGAGCACTTCCCCACCATCCACGCCCACTGCGCCGACCGCGGCATCGATATCGTCAAGGTCCCGATCCCGGTGGTGCCGGCGGCCCACTACAGCTGTGGCGGGGTAGCCACCGACCAGCATGGCGCCACCGACGTGGCCCACCTCTTCGCCGTAGGCGAGGTGGCCTGCACCGGCCTGCACGGCGCCAACCGCATGGCCAGCAACTCGCTACTGGAGTGCCTGGTGTTTGCGCGCAGCTGCGCTGCCATGCTGCAGGATGCCTCGCGGGTGCCGCTCGTCAGCGCGCCTGCCACCCGGGCCAGGGCCGAGGCGACACCGGCGGCACTCGCCGAGTGGCGCGAGCGCATGCGCGGCGTGATGAGCGCCCGGGTGGCCATCGTGCGCCATGACACCGGGCTGATTGAAGCCTCAGAGAGACTCGCTGAACTTCAGAGGGAGATGGCCACGGCCGTTGAACACGGCCAACCCGCCGCCGAACTGGTGGGACTGTGGCATTCGCTGCGCCTGGCGCGGCTGACCGTGGCCAGCGCCCGGGCGCGCCGCGAGTCCCGCGGCCTGCACTACAACCCGGACTGCCCGCACCACGGCGACCCACTTCCCCGTCCCTCCCAGATCCAGCTAAGCGACCTCGACTGA
- a CDS encoding protein YgfX, translating to MPRVPTACRIGRSRLALLAHLLPAAAAAGLLVLVLPPWGWLAATLGLGALVIGCTLDQPQGELSAELLPGGALEWRWRAAGGATLQPVSLHCDYLGPWLIGLRLNGRRLWLWADSCPAAAHRELRRYLIRH from the coding sequence ATGCCGAGAGTACCGACAGCGTGTCGCATCGGCCGGTCTAGGCTGGCACTGCTGGCACACCTCCTGCCGGCCGCCGCGGCGGCCGGCCTGCTTGTTCTAGTACTTCCCCCCTGGGGGTGGCTGGCGGCGACGCTCGGCCTGGGCGCGCTGGTCATCGGGTGCACGCTTGACCAGCCGCAGGGTGAGCTGAGCGCCGAGCTCCTGCCCGGTGGGGCGCTAGAGTGGCGCTGGCGGGCCGCCGGTGGCGCGACTCTGCAGCCGGTCAGCCTGCACTGTGACTACCTGGGGCCCTGGCTGATTGGGCTGCGCCTGAATGGCAGGCGGCTATGGTTGTGGGCCGACAGCTGCCCGGCGGCTGCCCATCGGGAACTGCGGCGTTACCTGATTCGCCACTAG
- a CDS encoding succinate dehydrogenase assembly factor 2 — MNEPSSPEAAQRKRLYWHSRRGMWELDLLLVPFLEQRYDALEPADQAAFRDLIDEEDQDLFMWLMRREFPAEPVRRRIIEMIIEHAESTDSVSHRPV, encoded by the coding sequence TTGAACGAACCATCAAGCCCGGAGGCGGCACAGCGCAAGCGGCTCTATTGGCACTCCCGTCGGGGCATGTGGGAGCTGGATCTGCTGCTGGTGCCGTTCCTCGAACAGCGCTATGACGCCCTGGAGCCAGCCGACCAGGCCGCGTTTCGCGACCTGATCGACGAAGAGGATCAAGACCTCTTCATGTGGCTGATGCGCCGTGAGTTCCCCGCGGAGCCGGTGCGCCGGCGCATCATCGAGATGATCATCGAGCATGCCGAGAGTACCGACAGCGTGTCGCATCGGCCGGTCTAG
- a CDS encoding integration host factor subunit beta, translating into MLGGKQQPRRQRRPEMTKSELIEQIAMRQPELSLKEVESAVRLILDDITETLAAGGRVEIRGFGSFSLHYREPRIGRNPKTGEPVALEGKFVPHFKPGKELREQVDDSRALGY; encoded by the coding sequence ATGCTTGGGGGAAAACAACAGCCGCGCCGCCAACGGAGACCCGAGATGACCAAGTCCGAGCTGATCGAACAGATCGCCATGCGCCAGCCCGAGCTGTCGCTCAAGGAAGTGGAATCGGCGGTTCGGCTGATTCTCGACGACATCACCGAGACCCTGGCCGCCGGGGGGCGCGTCGAGATACGCGGCTTCGGTAGCTTCTCCCTGCACTACCGTGAACCGCGTATCGGGCGTAATCCCAAGACCGGCGAACCGGTCGCGCTGGAGGGCAAGTTCGTGCCACACTTCAAACCCGGCAAGGAGCTGCGCGAGCAGGTAGACGACAGCCGCGCGCTGGGCTACTGA
- a CDS encoding LapA family protein: MRWLKGLILAIILLAVLLVGILFAVNNREALPLNLIWIELPPASLSVWLLASLAAGVMLGMLAMSGVYLRLRALLTRAQRHNQQQRKELDKLRVQELKELP; this comes from the coding sequence ATGCGTTGGCTAAAAGGCCTGATCCTGGCCATCATCCTGCTGGCGGTTCTACTGGTCGGCATCCTGTTCGCGGTGAACAATCGCGAGGCACTGCCGCTCAACCTGATCTGGATCGAGTTGCCGCCCGCCTCGTTGTCGGTCTGGCTGCTGGCCTCACTGGCGGCTGGCGTCATGCTGGGCATGCTGGCCATGAGCGGCGTCTACCTGCGCCTGCGTGCCCTGCTGACGCGCGCCCAGCGCCACAACCAGCAGCAGCGCAAGGAGCTCGACAAGCTGCGTGTTCAGGAGCTGAAGGAACTTCCCTGA
- the lapB gene encoding lipopolysaccharide assembly protein LapB, giving the protein MPDALLLTILVAAVAIGWWLGRREYSKPIHPAPPQGLPRDYFVGLNYLLNDEQDRAIETFVGALQVNSETIDTHITLGNLFRSRGEADRAMKIHQNLLARPSLTASQGERVQLELARDFLSLGLLDRAERLLKGLLRDTHDDGLRRSARRLLADLFEREGEWSEAFKVANPQLIREDQEVRRAAAHWLCQLAEEERANATPVLARRHLKQALNVDPRCVRANLLLAALEHDTGHYRQEITLLSRIPAQDAAFTPTLLEPLSNAYRLLDDEDGLIDHLHGLLDETPYTSVIILLAETLRHRQGIEPAIALVSEQLNREASLGALDYLIDLYHQHSHGEALEQLALLKRHTADLLGKLPRHRCRRCGFTGDQLHWQCPRCRSWGTTRPITGIEGE; this is encoded by the coding sequence ATGCCCGATGCCCTGCTGCTGACCATCCTGGTGGCAGCCGTCGCCATCGGCTGGTGGCTGGGCCGCCGCGAATACAGCAAGCCGATCCATCCCGCGCCTCCGCAAGGACTGCCGCGGGATTATTTCGTGGGCCTCAACTACCTGCTCAACGACGAGCAGGATCGCGCCATCGAGACCTTCGTCGGGGCGCTGCAGGTCAACAGCGAGACCATCGATACCCATATCACCCTGGGCAACCTCTTCCGCAGCCGCGGCGAGGCCGACCGGGCGATGAAGATCCACCAGAACCTGCTAGCCCGCCCCAGCTTGACCGCCTCCCAGGGCGAGCGTGTGCAGCTGGAGCTGGCCCGAGACTTTCTCTCCCTGGGCCTGCTGGATCGTGCCGAGCGGTTACTCAAGGGGTTGCTGCGCGATACCCATGACGATGGGCTGCGGCGATCGGCACGCCGGCTGCTGGCGGACCTCTTCGAACGCGAGGGCGAATGGTCGGAGGCCTTCAAGGTGGCCAACCCCCAACTGATCCGTGAGGATCAGGAAGTGCGGCGTGCGGCGGCCCACTGGCTCTGCCAGCTGGCCGAGGAGGAGCGCGCCAACGCCACTCCGGTGCTGGCCCGCCGCCACCTCAAGCAGGCCCTCAACGTCGACCCGCGCTGCGTGCGCGCCAACCTGCTGCTGGCCGCTCTCGAGCACGACACGGGCCACTACCGCCAGGAGATCACCCTGCTGTCGCGAATCCCCGCCCAGGATGCGGCCTTCACCCCGACCCTGCTGGAGCCACTGAGCAATGCCTACCGCCTGCTAGACGACGAGGATGGCCTGATCGATCATCTCCACGGCCTGCTGGACGAGACCCCCTACACCAGCGTGATCATCCTGCTGGCCGAGACCCTGCGTCATCGCCAGGGCATCGAGCCCGCGATCGCCCTGGTCAGTGAACAGCTCAATCGCGAGGCGAGCCTGGGAGCGCTGGACTACCTGATCGACCTCTATCACCAGCACAGTCACGGCGAGGCGCTGGAACAGTTGGCCCTGCTCAAGCGCCATACCGCCGACCTGCTCGGCAAGCTCCCCCGCCACCGCTGCCGCCGCTGCGGCTTCACCGGCGACCAGTTGCACTGGCAGTGCCCGCGCTGTCGTAGCTGGGGCACCACCCGCCCGATCACCGGCATCGAGGGAGAGTAG
- the pyrF gene encoding orotidine-5'-phosphate decarboxylase, whose protein sequence is MSTDSPLIIALDYPSLDAALCMADRLDPARCRLKVGKELFTRSGPDVLEALHGRGFEVFLDLKFHDIPNTVAGAVHAAAEQGVWMVNVHAGGGRRMMEAARERLERHGLGTRLIAVTVLTSMTADDLAEVGVGVSPAAQVERLATLARDSGMHGVVCSAQESARLRKLCGDDFLKVTPGIRPAFAQAGDQQRIMTPGDAMAAGSTHLVVGRPITQAEEPMEALAAIEAELN, encoded by the coding sequence GTGTCTACCGATTCCCCTCTGATCATTGCCCTCGACTACCCCTCCCTGGATGCCGCCCTTTGCATGGCCGACCGTCTCGATCCGGCACGCTGCCGCCTCAAGGTGGGCAAGGAGCTGTTCACCCGCAGCGGCCCCGACGTGCTGGAGGCTTTGCACGGGCGCGGCTTCGAGGTGTTCCTCGACCTCAAGTTTCACGACATCCCCAACACCGTGGCCGGCGCCGTGCATGCCGCGGCGGAGCAGGGGGTCTGGATGGTCAATGTCCATGCCGGTGGAGGGCGCCGCATGATGGAGGCTGCTCGGGAGCGACTGGAGCGCCACGGTCTTGGCACACGACTGATCGCGGTGACCGTTCTGACCAGCATGACGGCCGATGACCTGGCCGAGGTGGGTGTGGGCGTCTCGCCCGCCGCACAGGTGGAGCGCCTGGCGACCCTGGCCCGCGACAGCGGGATGCACGGTGTGGTGTGTTCGGCCCAGGAGTCCGCCCGCCTGCGCAAGCTGTGTGGCGACGATTTCCTCAAGGTGACGCCGGGCATTCGCCCCGCCTTCGCCCAGGCCGGCGACCAGCAGCGCATCATGACGCCGGGGGATGCCATGGCCGCGGGTAGCACCCACCTGGTGGTAGGGCGCCCGATCACCCAGGCGGAGGAGCCCATGGAGGCCCTCGCCGCCATCGAGGCCGAGCTCAACTAG
- a CDS encoding ComEA family DNA-binding protein, with amino-acid sequence MKTSFHALFGACLVALMLGLVPLGAMAQEIEPINVNTAGAELLTELPGIGPSKAAAIVEDREANGPYASAEDLTRVSGIGEGTVAGLEDQITF; translated from the coding sequence ATGAAAACCAGCTTTCACGCCCTCTTCGGGGCCTGCCTCGTCGCGCTCATGCTGGGGCTCGTACCACTGGGTGCCATGGCCCAGGAGATCGAGCCGATCAACGTCAATACCGCCGGCGCCGAGCTGCTGACCGAGCTACCGGGAATCGGGCCGAGCAAGGCAGCGGCCATCGTCGAGGATCGCGAGGCCAACGGCCCCTACGCGAGCGCCGAGGATCTCACCCGCGTCAGCGGCATCGGCGAGGGCACGGTGGCCGGCCTGGAGGACCAGATCACCTTCTAA
- a CDS encoding SDR family oxidoreductase — protein sequence MQLQNSVIAITGGARGLGLAMAAMLGRQGARLALLDTDAATLDEAVTGLHGAGVEARAFVTNVADEASVKQAFADIADSLGPVSGLVNNAGILRDALLVKAREGKVEKTMSLEQWQSVIDVNLTGVFLCGREAAAQMVEAGNEGVIVNISSISRAGNMGQSNYAACKAGVVALTTTWARELAQHGIRVGAVAPGFIETEMTASMRQDMLDKLTAGVPLKRLGQPENIAQSALFIFENDYFSGRVIECDGGLRL from the coding sequence ATGCAACTGCAGAATTCCGTCATCGCCATCACCGGTGGTGCCCGCGGCCTCGGGCTGGCCATGGCCGCCATGCTGGGTCGTCAGGGTGCCCGCCTGGCCCTGCTCGATACCGATGCCGCGACCCTCGACGAAGCCGTCACGGGACTCCATGGAGCCGGCGTCGAGGCGCGCGCCTTCGTCACTAACGTGGCCGACGAGGCCTCCGTGAAGCAGGCCTTCGCCGATATCGCCGACTCCCTGGGGCCGGTCAGCGGCCTGGTCAACAACGCCGGTATCCTGCGTGATGCTCTGCTGGTAAAGGCACGGGAAGGCAAGGTCGAGAAGACCATGTCCCTCGAGCAGTGGCAGTCGGTGATCGACGTCAACTTGACCGGCGTGTTCCTGTGCGGGCGCGAGGCGGCGGCGCAGATGGTCGAGGCGGGCAATGAGGGGGTGATCGTCAATATCTCCAGCATCTCGCGGGCCGGTAACATGGGGCAGAGCAACTACGCGGCCTGCAAGGCTGGCGTGGTGGCCCTCACCACTACCTGGGCCAGGGAGCTGGCGCAGCATGGCATCCGGGTGGGCGCGGTGGCCCCGGGCTTCATCGAAACTGAGATGACCGCATCCATGCGCCAGGACATGCTCGACAAGCTGACCGCCGGTGTACCACTCAAGCGCCTCGGGCAGCCGGAAAACATCGCCCAGAGTGCGCTGTTCATCTTCGAGAATGATTACTTCTCCGGCCGCGTGATCGAGTGTGACGGCGGTCTGCGCCTCTGA